A genome region from Solanum pennellii chromosome 12, SPENNV200 includes the following:
- the LOC114075370 gene encoding uncharacterized protein LOC114075370: protein MKGVMRFCNKGKLSPRYIGSYRIAKRICNVTYKLELQQELAAVHPAFHVPMLKKCMSGLSLIIPIKDIGIKDILSYEEIPVQIIDRKLCKLRIKKVASVKVLLRNQFIEETSWEAEEDMKKRYPHLFESGEVPNQSSNPFLVFIHIYLDKFTHAPIIIQFS, encoded by the coding sequence ATGAAGGGCGTTATGAGATTTTgtaataagggcaagcttagtccccggtatattggaTCTTATCGAATAGCCAAGAGGATTTGCAATGTAACTTATAAGTTGGAGCTACAACAAGAGTTAGCAGCGGTTCATCCAGCATTCCACGTCCCCATGTTGAAGAAATGCATGAGTGGTCTTTCATTGATCATACCAATTAAAGATATTGGGATCAAGGATATcttatcttatgaggagattcccGTTCAGATTATAGATCGCAAACTTTGCAAGTTGAGGATTAAGAAAGTAGCATCTGTCAAAGTCCTTTTGAGGAACCAATTTATTGAGGAAACTAGTTGggaagctgaggaggatatgaagaagagatatccacatctatTTGAATCTGGAGAAGTTCCAAATCAAAGTTCTAATCCTTTCTTAGTTTTTATCCATATATATTTGGATAAGTTCACCCACGCGCCAATCATTATCCAATTCAGCTAA